The Carassius carassius chromosome 9, fCarCar2.1, whole genome shotgun sequence genome includes a region encoding these proteins:
- the LOC132148603 gene encoding peptide YY-A: MAIMLKPWTVIATVLFCVLLCLGTFVDAYPPKPENPGDDAPPEELAKYYTALRHYINLITRQRYGKRATSEDVMAELLFGDDTEHKQRSRYDDSYMW; the protein is encoded by the exons atggcCATCATGCTGAAACCCTGGACCGTCATCGCTACTGTCCTCTTCTGCGTGCTCCTGTGTCTCGGGACATTTGTGGACGCCTATCCGCCCAAACCAGAGAATCCCGGAGATGACGCTCCTCCGGAGGAACTCGCCAAATATTACACCGCGCTGAGACACTACATCAACCTCATCACGAGACAACG GTATGGAAAAAGGGCCACCTCGGAGGATGTGATGGCTGAGTTGCTGTTTGGAGATGACACAGAGCACAAACAGAGATCAAG ATATGATGACTCGTATATGTGGTGA